The following proteins are encoded in a genomic region of Pan troglodytes isolate AG18354 chromosome 2, NHGRI_mPanTro3-v2.0_pri, whole genome shotgun sequence:
- the LOC129143508 gene encoding U2 snRNP-associated SURP motif-containing protein-like translates to MDDLHGIPIKSPDDDLDGVPLDATENSEKNEPISKVAPSKWEAVDKSELEAQAVTTSKWELFDQHEESEEKQNQEEESEDEEDTQSSKSEEHHLYSNPITEEMTESKFSKYSEMSEEKQAKLREIELKVMKFQDELEFWKKT, encoded by the coding sequence ATGGATGATCTTCATGGAATCCCTATAAAAAGTCCTGATGATGATCTTGATGGAGTGCCTTTGGATGCAACTGAAAACTCAGAGAAGAATGAGCCTATATCTAAAGTTGCCCCATCAAAATGGGAAGCTGTGGACAAATCTGAATTGGAAGCACAGGCTGTTACAACTTCTAAATGGGAGTTATTTGACCAGCATGAAGAAtcggaagaaaaacaaaatcaagaagaagaaagtgaagaTGAAGAAGATACTCAAAGTTCCAAATCTGAGGAACATCATCTGTACTCTAATCCAATCACAGAAGAAATGACTGAGTCCAAGTTCTCTAAGTACTCGGAAATGAGTGAGGAAAAACAGGCCAAACTTCGTGAAATTGAGCTCAAAGTCATGAAGTTTCAGGATGAGTTGGAATTTTGGAAAAAGACCTAA